Proteins encoded by one window of Salvia splendens isolate huo1 chromosome 5, SspV2, whole genome shotgun sequence:
- the LOC121803979 gene encoding uncharacterized protein LOC121803979, which produces MVTRKRDATIDVASMFKDVEVKVPLLTGLKMPPICKFIKDYLAGKVNEEERMITEENVSAVIQRSDLPSKKTGLGMFTLHILIEDIQVEHAMCDLGASINVLPYSIYRKLREAKLVDTDIMIQLADRSCIHHEGILEDLILKVNDFLYLADFFVIKMTEPTTRESSGVLPGRSFLSMASTIIDVRNGTISLDFNREQFTFNIDEAMKRPADSENVYSVDVTEPLVQEYLEEELLQR; this is translated from the coding sequence ATGGTGACCAGGAAGAGAGATGCCACAATTGACGTGGCCAGTATGTTCAAAGATGTGGAAGTCAAGGTGCCACTCTTGACGGGATTGAAGATGCCCCCAATCTGCAAGTTTATAAAGGACTACCTGGCGGGGAAGGTCAACGAAGAAGAAAGAATGATTACAGAGGAGAACGTCTCTGCCGTGATCCAGAGGAGCGACCTCCCATCGAAAAAGACCGGCCTAGGAATGTTCACGCTCCATATTTTGATTGAGGATATTCAagtggagcacgcaatgtgtgatttaggggcatcCATCAACGTTCTGCCATACTCCATTTATAGGAAACTGAGAGAGGCGAAACTCGTCGATACTGACATCATGATACAATTGGCAGACAGATCTTGCATTCACCATgagggaattctggaagatTTAATCTTGAAGGTGAATGATTTTCTATACCTAGCAGACTTTTTCGTCATCAAGATGACAGAGCCAACAACAAGGGAGTCAAGTGGAGTTCTACCGGGAAGGTCGTTCCTGTCTATGGCCAGCACCATAATCGATGTCCGTAATGGGACGATCAGCTTGGATTTCAATCGAGAGCAGTTCACGTTCAATATTGATGAAGCTATGAAGAGGCCAGCAGACAGCGAGAACGTGTACTCAGTAGATGTGACTGAGCCGCTAGTACAGGAATATCTGGAGGAGGAACTCCTACAGAGGTAG